The proteins below come from a single Mercenaria mercenaria strain notata chromosome 3, MADL_Memer_1, whole genome shotgun sequence genomic window:
- the LOC123523919 gene encoding interferon-induced protein 44-like has product MESSASTTTGSDALYDTPWRDKSVKWYPRKPNVHFNPNEDFITNFEQIIKLLFGKREGKAIGLFVAGLLLSSFGLSRLGSLLEIIGFLSLFRGATILRLLKRVRALQPVFDSPILKQLIQNIGEEKTRDSLKLEIENYEPLQDLLNGEVHFPRANVLLMGPIGVGKSSFFNTINSIFRGKIFNIARSGSSEHSLTTKFRRYPVISSSSNKEMGFCLCDAMGLEPNHLMVKENMKYLLEGHIQDKFLLDPSGSVSPDIPGFKKRPLLEDQIHCVAIVLDASTVDAADAIKDTIQNIKEMQTVMNSMDVPQVVILTCIDKVCKQTKIDASNALKSKLIDRTVGKVSEMLGLPQHNIFPVKNYEKECELDPNIDILTLLALKGILNNADAFLFMHRNEIVQDYSS; this is encoded by the exons ATGGAAAGTTCAG CTTCAACAACTACCGGTAGTGACGCTTTGTATGATACACCCTGGAGGGATAAATCAGTCAAATGGTATCCAAGGAAACCAAAC GTCCACTTCAACCCGAATGAagattttatcacaaattttgaGCAGATTATTAAATTGTTATTTGGAAAAAGGGAAGGCAAAGCTATTGGACTATTTGTGGCGGGACTTTTATTGTCTTCATTTGGACTGTCCCGTCTTGGCAGTCTTCTTGAAATAATTGGTTTTCTGTCGCTATTCAG AGGAGCGACCATATTGCGTCTTTTGAAGAGAGTCCGGGCTTTGCAACCTGTGTTTGACTCACCGATACTGAAACAG CTCATCCAGAATATTGGAGAGGAAAAG ACGAGAGATTCGCTCAAGCTGGAGATTGAGAATTATGAACCTCTACAAGATCTGCTTAATGGTGAGGTACACTTTCCTCGTGCAAATGTACTACTGATGGGTCCGATTGGCGTAGGAAAGTCGAGcttttttaacacaataaattccATCTTCCGGggtaaaatattcaatattgcACGAAGTGGAAGCTCGGAGCACAGTCTGACTACCAAG TTCCGGCGCTATCCGGTCATTTCTAGCAGCAGCAATAAGGAGATGGGATTCTGTTTGTGTGATGCAATGGGGCTTGAACCAAATCATCTCATGGTGAAAGAAAATATGAAGTACTTACTGGAGGGCCACATACAGGATAAGTTTCTG TTGGATCCTAGTGGTTCTGTTTCTCCGGATATACCTGGATTCAAGAAAAGACCATTATTAGAAGACCAGATACACTGTGTCGCCATAGTGTTAGACGCTAGCACAGTAGATGCTGCAGACGCAATTAAAGATACGATACAGAACATTAAAGAGATGCAGACTGTGATGAATAGTATGG ATGTTCCCCAGGTGGTCATATTGACTTGTATTGACAAGgtgtgtaaacaaacaaaaattgatgcATCAAATGCTTTGAAGAGCAAGCTGATAGACAGAACTGTTGGAAAG GTTTCGGAGATGTTAGGCTTGCCACAGCACAATATATTCCCAGTGAAAAATTACGAGAAAGAGTGTGAACTAGATCCCAATATAGACATTCTGACTCTGCTTGCGTTAAAAGGTATCTTGAATAACGCTGATGCCTTTCTTTTCATGCATCGAAATGAAATAGTGCAGGATTATTCATCGTAG
- the LOC123523917 gene encoding interferon-induced protein 44-like isoform X1, giving the protein MASAAQTSVSAQTTVTPATPSVASTQPNVQASPSTAAATQPVVNTAVATAVSTQPIVTPTRSKAASTQPGVPTSSSPTVSTQPIVNTVAVTTVSSQPSGTPAIPTTVVTQSANPPATTVPAQTSVKPSAPVVTPVSPLTFATGGRSLKDMDTLYETPWRKTVNWNNIFETLAELKEEVEKYEPLGDLLTDEVQFPKVNILLLGGVGAGKSSVFNTFNSIFRGKIFNVARSGSAEHSLTTKFTRYPIMSTSRKPPMPLKFRVCDIRGLEQDHLMTKENMRYILEGNIADKFPFDPSGNLSADMPGFNKYPALDEKIHCVALVQDATIVDAMQDLSPEVTGNIKEMQTVMNGLEIPQVVILTKIDSICETTKNNIANAFYSPKVEKCVANVSKVLGLPRNCIFPMKNYETEYQLDANIDVMGLLTLKGILNNCDADLFVHYEEVKEKFAVANRRNP; this is encoded by the exons ATGGCTTCAGCAG caCAAACATCTGTCTCAGCACAAACAACTGTCACACCAGCAACTCCGTCTGTTGCTTCAACACAACCAAATGTGCAGGCTTCACCGTCAACAGCAGCCGCAACACAGCCAGTTGTTAATACCGCGGTAGCTACTGCAGTTTCAACACAACCAATTGTTACACCTACACGATCTAAAGCTGCTTCAACACAACCAGGTGTGCCAACCTCATCATCACCTACAGTTTCAACACAACCTATTGTAAATACTGTAGCGGTTACGACGGTTTCATCACAACCAAGTGGCACACCCGCAATACCCACGACTGTCGTGACACAAAGCGCGAACCCCCCAGCAACAACAGTTCCGGCTCAGACAAGTGTCAAGCCATCCGCACCAGTCGTTACTCCTGTATCTCCTTTAACCTTTGCAACAG gcGGAAGGAGTCTTAAGGACATGGACACACTATATGAAACCCCTTGGAGGAAAACTGTCAACTGGAATAACATCTTTGAG ACATTGGCCGAGTTAAAAGAGGAAGTTGAAAAGTATGAGCCTCTAGGAGATTTGTTAACAGATGAGGTACAATTCCCTAAGGTCAATATCCTGCTACTTGGTGGCGTAGGGGCCGGAAAATCTAGCGTTTTCAACACATTCAATTCTATATTCCGGGGAAAGATTTTCAACGTAGCAAGAAGTGGTTCAGCAGAACACAGTCTTACAACTaag TTTACTAGATATCCTATCATGTCAACAAGTAGGAAACCACCAATGCCGCTGAAATTTCGCGTGTGTGACATCCGGGGTCTTGAGCAAGACCATCTTATGACGAAAGAAAATATGCGCTACATTCTTGAAGGAAATATTGCGGACAAGTTTCCT TTTGATCCAAGTGGAAACCTGTCGGCTGACATGCCGGGGTTTAACAAGTATCCAGCCCTTGACGAGAAGATTCACTGCGTGGCTCTGGTGCAAGATGCAACAATCGTTGATGCCATGCAAGACCTGAGTCCAGAAGTAACCGGTAATATAAAGGAGATGCAGACTGTCATGAATGGCTTAG aaattccTCAGGTTGTGATCTTGACCAAGATTGACAGTATATGCGAGACGACAAAGAATAATATTGCAAATGCCTTTTATAGCCCGAAAGTTGAAAAATGCGTCGCAAAT GTATCTAAAGTTCTTGGCTTGCCTAGAAATTGCATATTCCCAATGAAGAACTACGAAACTGAGTACCAACTTGACGCGAACATTGATGTGATGGGTCTTCTTACTCTCAAAGGCATCCTGAACAACTGTGACGCCGACCTCTTCGTCCATTATGAGGAGGTGAAAGAGAAGTTTGCAGTTGCAAACAGACGGAACCCATGA